From Pontibacter actiniarum, a single genomic window includes:
- a CDS encoding M28 family metallopeptidase, whose protein sequence is MNRLPFLLLLLLCLSAPVTRAQDMTRVRHTIDTLTSKSMHGRGYTFNGDRKAAEYIQNRFEEMGLQPVNGSYFQQFSFPVNRIVQTPQLQVDGQRLVPGQDFVARASSGSGAGKATVLPLDTLIFSDARASRKFFRRDFSDKALVYPQREQQRLLQLPTAYQQQLQQAKLHLILQPKALLTTVARQQTAMPMLEVLQSAWPQQAQQVNFDVQADLNQQHQARNVIGFIRGSRQPDSVLVFSAHYDHLGSQGEEVYFPGANDNASGTAMLLELAQHYSKPENTPAYSMAFIAFAAEEAGLLGSFYYVQKPLFPLQQIAFLLNLDLLGTGGDGLMVVNGQVHEQEFNLLRRLNEQHGYLPQLKSRGKAANSDHYPFSEAGVPAFFFYTLGGTAAYHSTQDYAAQLPLTKFPEVFALITDFARALTAGAAQEN, encoded by the coding sequence ATGAACAGACTCCCTTTCCTTCTGCTGCTGCTGTTGTGCCTTTCCGCTCCGGTTACCCGGGCTCAGGACATGACGCGTGTGCGCCACACCATCGACACACTTACCTCTAAGAGCATGCATGGCCGCGGCTATACGTTCAACGGCGACCGCAAGGCGGCCGAGTATATCCAAAACAGGTTTGAGGAGATGGGGCTACAGCCGGTGAACGGCTCCTACTTTCAGCAGTTCAGCTTTCCGGTAAACCGCATTGTACAGACGCCCCAACTACAGGTGGATGGGCAAAGGCTGGTGCCGGGGCAGGACTTTGTCGCCAGGGCCTCCTCTGGCTCCGGTGCGGGCAAGGCAACAGTGCTCCCCCTCGATACGCTGATCTTCTCAGATGCCAGGGCATCTCGCAAGTTCTTCCGCCGCGACTTCTCAGACAAGGCACTGGTGTACCCGCAGCGAGAGCAGCAGCGCCTGCTGCAACTGCCAACCGCCTACCAACAGCAACTGCAACAGGCAAAACTGCACCTCATACTGCAGCCCAAAGCGTTGCTCACCACCGTAGCCCGGCAGCAGACAGCTATGCCTATGCTGGAGGTGCTGCAAAGCGCATGGCCACAACAGGCACAGCAGGTAAACTTTGACGTACAGGCAGACCTTAACCAGCAACACCAGGCCCGGAATGTAATCGGCTTTATCCGCGGCAGCCGGCAACCGGACTCCGTGCTGGTATTCTCCGCCCACTACGACCATCTGGGCAGCCAGGGAGAGGAGGTATACTTCCCCGGGGCCAACGATAACGCCAGTGGCACGGCCATGCTGCTGGAGCTCGCGCAGCACTACAGCAAGCCCGAAAACACGCCCGCCTACAGCATGGCTTTTATTGCCTTCGCCGCCGAAGAGGCCGGGCTGTTAGGCTCATTTTACTACGTGCAGAAGCCGCTTTTCCCGCTGCAGCAGATTGCTTTCCTGCTTAACCTGGACCTGCTTGGCACCGGCGGCGATGGCCTGATGGTGGTAAACGGCCAAGTACACGAGCAGGAGTTTAACCTGCTCCGGCGCCTGAACGAGCAGCACGGCTACCTGCCACAGCTAAAGAGCCGCGGGAAAGCCGCCAACTCAGACCATTACCCTTTCTCTGAGGCTGGCGTTCCGGCTTTCTTTTTCTACACCCTCGGAGGCACCGCCGCCTACCACAGCACCCAGGACTATGCTGCGCAGTTGCCGCTCACAAAATTTCCGGAGGTGTTTGCCCTCATTACTGATTTTGCACGCGCGCTCACGGCAGGGGCGGCACAGGAAAACTAG
- a CDS encoding S8 family peptidase, whose protein sequence is MRHRLRKPAAAYLLPFLLLFSAAAPLQAQQKPVQPFKIAAPLLQNSQQSTPQQVRVLPKDREQLHAWLQQRLPHVKRQQTTGQSITLTNLQAQDLVQLQQCPWVRYIDRANRQAQEELELKDTDLSANNITAVHALYPELNGAGLAVSIKESPFDTTDIDLKGRILPAPAFEEAYSLHATTMATVVAGAGNTSPDATGVARAAAVTSSSFANLMPDDAATLAAQGISVQNHSYGVGLENYYGLESMAYDEQALAQPQLLHVFSSGNSGDETPETGRYAGISGVANLTGQFKTSKNTLSVGALDADRTVGTRSSTGPAYDGRVKPEVVAHGVGGTSEAAAVVSGIALLVQQAYAQQHNGSLPPAALVKAILINSADDVENPHVDFKSGYGNADALGAVQTVKEQRFFSGSVAAGAVDKFTLRVPAGAQELKVTLVWHDAPSSPDAPTALVNDLDLRLQHTASGASWLPWVLNPYPHPDSLHQTATRQPDHLNNVEQVTLQQPDAGTYEVQVQGFAVPQGPQLYSIAYEYTSGLTWSYPSQGSSLKAGHSNRLRWSGVGNGTGELAYKWSGSNDWVPISDNIDLRQPYVDWLAPDTLALVQLRLSTNGQTLLSPEFILAPTTQAAVTLNCGTKVLLQWPQVKHASSYQLYRLDGLYLQPLLTTADTVAVLPKTGQTAGAYFSVAPVVSGVAGERSDAVTFNPQEERCYIYSFLPQQLAMDSVLFNLRLSTAYKVQEVALERWEQGAYRTVQTKSEEGHTSFTLSDDAPEAGLNRYRARVTAHGQQYYYSQLEDVFYTRRGFIQAAPNPVVAGQEVQVVAHGEGLAQLQLYNLTGQLLHSSTDGGVVKTVPTAGLPAGLYVLRLITEKGEKLTTRLLVL, encoded by the coding sequence ATGCGGCACCGGCTCCGAAAACCTGCTGCGGCTTACCTGCTGCCCTTTCTGTTGCTGTTTTCCGCAGCTGCTCCGCTACAGGCACAGCAAAAGCCGGTACAGCCGTTCAAAATAGCAGCTCCCCTGCTGCAGAACAGCCAGCAAAGCACACCACAACAGGTGCGCGTGCTACCCAAGGACCGGGAGCAGCTACACGCATGGCTACAGCAGCGTTTGCCGCATGTAAAGCGGCAGCAAACTACGGGGCAAAGTATAACGCTCACCAACCTGCAGGCGCAGGACCTTGTACAGCTGCAGCAGTGCCCTTGGGTCAGGTACATAGACCGGGCAAACCGGCAGGCACAGGAAGAGCTGGAACTGAAAGACACCGATCTGAGCGCAAACAACATCACGGCCGTACATGCCCTTTACCCGGAGCTGAACGGTGCCGGGCTGGCCGTATCCATCAAAGAAAGCCCTTTCGACACGACAGACATTGACCTGAAAGGCCGTATTCTTCCGGCACCAGCTTTTGAGGAGGCGTACTCGCTCCACGCCACCACCATGGCTACCGTGGTCGCCGGCGCCGGCAACACCTCGCCTGACGCCACTGGTGTAGCCCGGGCCGCGGCAGTTACCTCTTCCAGCTTTGCCAACCTCATGCCTGACGACGCCGCCACGCTGGCAGCACAGGGCATCAGCGTGCAGAACCACTCCTATGGTGTTGGGCTGGAGAACTACTACGGGCTCGAAAGTATGGCCTACGACGAGCAGGCACTGGCGCAGCCGCAACTACTGCATGTGTTCTCGTCAGGTAACAGCGGCGACGAAACACCCGAAACGGGCCGCTACGCCGGCATAAGCGGTGTTGCCAACCTGACCGGGCAGTTCAAAACATCGAAAAACACGCTGAGTGTGGGCGCACTGGATGCCGATAGAACCGTTGGCACCCGCAGCTCCACCGGCCCTGCCTATGACGGCCGCGTAAAGCCCGAGGTGGTGGCGCACGGAGTGGGCGGCACTTCAGAAGCAGCGGCAGTGGTATCAGGAATAGCGCTGCTGGTACAGCAGGCCTATGCACAGCAGCACAACGGCAGCTTGCCGCCGGCTGCACTTGTAAAGGCTATCTTAATAAACAGTGCCGACGACGTGGAAAACCCACACGTGGACTTTAAAAGCGGCTATGGCAATGCCGATGCCCTGGGAGCTGTGCAGACGGTAAAGGAGCAGCGCTTCTTCTCTGGAAGTGTAGCCGCAGGTGCCGTGGATAAGTTTACACTCCGGGTTCCGGCAGGGGCACAGGAGCTAAAAGTGACGCTGGTGTGGCACGATGCCCCCTCCTCCCCAGATGCGCCCACAGCCTTAGTTAACGACCTGGACCTGCGCCTGCAGCACACCGCTTCCGGCGCGAGCTGGCTGCCGTGGGTGCTCAACCCCTACCCTCACCCCGACTCACTCCACCAAACGGCCACCCGCCAACCGGACCACCTCAATAACGTGGAGCAGGTAACACTGCAGCAGCCCGATGCAGGCACCTACGAAGTACAGGTGCAGGGTTTTGCAGTGCCGCAGGGCCCGCAGCTTTACAGCATCGCCTATGAGTACACCTCCGGCCTCACCTGGTCCTACCCCAGCCAAGGCAGTAGCCTGAAAGCCGGCCACAGCAATCGCCTGCGCTGGAGTGGCGTGGGCAATGGCACGGGAGAGCTTGCCTACAAATGGAGCGGCAGCAACGACTGGGTTCCTATCTCTGACAATATCGACCTAAGGCAGCCTTATGTTGACTGGCTTGCCCCCGACACACTGGCACTGGTGCAACTGCGGCTTAGCACGAACGGGCAAACCTTACTCTCCCCGGAATTTATACTTGCCCCCACCACGCAGGCCGCCGTTACCTTAAACTGCGGCACGAAAGTACTGTTGCAGTGGCCGCAAGTGAAGCATGCAAGCAGCTACCAGCTCTACCGCCTGGACGGCCTGTACCTGCAGCCGCTGCTTACCACTGCAGACACCGTGGCCGTGCTTCCCAAAACCGGGCAAACGGCAGGCGCCTATTTTTCTGTGGCCCCCGTAGTTTCAGGGGTAGCAGGCGAACGCAGCGATGCCGTTACCTTTAACCCCCAGGAGGAGCGATGTTACATCTACAGCTTTTTGCCGCAGCAACTCGCCATGGATTCTGTGCTGTTTAACCTCCGCCTAAGTACCGCTTACAAAGTACAGGAGGTAGCGCTGGAGCGGTGGGAGCAGGGCGCTTACCGCACTGTGCAAACCAAATCCGAGGAAGGGCATACTAGTTTTACGCTTTCTGATGATGCCCCGGAAGCCGGGCTGAACCGTTACAGGGCACGCGTTACAGCACATGGGCAGCAATACTACTATAGCCAGCTGGAGGATGTGTTCTATACCCGGCGGGGTTTTATACAGGCAGCTCCGAACCCGGTGGTGGCAGGGCAGGAAGTACAGGTAGTCGCCCACGGGGAGGGCCTGGCACAACTACAGCTCTACAACCTTACAGGCCAGCTCCTCCACAGCTCAACCGACGGGGGTGTCGTTAAAACGGTACCGACTGCGGGCTTGCCTGCCGGGCTCTACGTGTTGCGCCTCATCACAGAAAAGGGGGAAAAGCTGACGACACGGCTGCTTGTGCTCTAG
- a CDS encoding M57 family metalloprotease, which translates to MRRLFALAALAAVFGFSSCQQEEEEAITQNEVSADALSQIAAMGFSNHNVQRMEGGYLVEGDIMLSESDLSGYHEQKALRVGESEQYRTNNLVSVGTTRTIDIAISTSLPSSYVAAIDEVIRRYNAENLKLNFRRVSSGYDVLFTKAPSGASYLASAGFPSGGNPYNKVQVNSAYLGSNPGTSYLATILAHELGHCIGFRHTDYMDRSYSCGGGYTNEGASTVGAVYIPGTPSGPDPTSWMLACIGTGQNRPFNSNDRVALNYLY; encoded by the coding sequence ATGAGACGTTTATTTGCTCTTGCAGCGCTTGCAGCTGTATTCGGTTTCTCCTCCTGCCAGCAGGAAGAGGAAGAGGCAATAACACAGAACGAGGTGTCAGCCGATGCCCTGTCGCAAATAGCAGCCATGGGCTTTAGCAACCACAACGTGCAGCGTATGGAAGGCGGCTACCTGGTGGAAGGCGACATTATGCTGTCAGAAAGCGACCTGAGCGGCTACCACGAGCAGAAAGCCCTGCGCGTAGGAGAGTCTGAGCAGTACCGCACCAATAACCTTGTAAGCGTGGGTACAACCCGCACCATTGATATTGCAATCTCTACATCGCTTCCTTCTAGCTATGTGGCTGCCATTGATGAGGTGATTCGCCGGTACAATGCCGAGAACCTGAAGCTGAACTTCCGCCGCGTATCTTCCGGGTATGACGTGCTGTTTACAAAGGCTCCGAGCGGCGCTTCCTACCTGGCTTCCGCTGGCTTCCCGTCTGGTGGCAACCCGTACAACAAGGTGCAGGTAAACTCTGCGTACCTGGGTTCTAACCCTGGCACAAGCTACCTGGCCACCATTCTGGCGCATGAGTTGGGCCATTGCATTGGCTTCCGCCACACCGATTATATGGACAGAAGCTATAGCTGCGGCGGTGGTTACACCAACGAAGGCGCCAGCACAGTAGGTGCTGTATACATCCCGGGCACACCATCCGGCCCAGATCCAACTTCCTGGATGCTGGCCTGCATTGGCACCGGCCAAAACCGTCCGTTTAACTCAAACGACAGAGTAGCGCTGAACTACCTTTACTAA
- a CDS encoding YicC/YloC family endoribonuclease, translating into MLQSMTGFGSARLDADQYSVSVEIRSLNSKSMDLSVRTPRFLSDKEYEIRNMVQKALVRGKVSVSIEFVKNKTQKARNTVNRELLKAYYTELSEVADNLGASKGELFRLALHMPEVLQQEEQDEDAAEADWSLVQPLLQEALQNINVFRADEGKALTTEIMSYIDRIRILLAEVDKHDPVRMENIRTRIRGHIAELSNSEHFDQNRFEQEMVYYMEKLDIAEEKVRLVNHLHYFTETVYLPEPTGKKLGFISQEIGREINTIGSKANDSTIQHHVVEMKEELEKIKEQINNIL; encoded by the coding sequence ATGTTGCAGTCAATGACAGGCTTTGGCAGTGCCCGCCTCGATGCCGACCAGTATTCGGTTTCAGTGGAGATCCGCTCGCTTAACTCCAAGAGCATGGACCTGAGCGTGCGTACCCCCAGGTTTCTATCAGACAAGGAGTACGAGATCCGGAACATGGTGCAGAAGGCCTTGGTGCGTGGGAAGGTGAGTGTTTCAATTGAGTTTGTGAAAAACAAAACGCAGAAAGCACGCAACACAGTAAACAGAGAATTGCTGAAGGCATACTATACGGAGCTGAGCGAGGTGGCCGATAACCTCGGAGCCTCAAAAGGAGAGCTCTTCAGGCTGGCCCTGCACATGCCCGAGGTGCTGCAGCAGGAGGAGCAGGACGAGGACGCCGCCGAGGCAGACTGGAGCCTGGTGCAGCCGCTGCTGCAGGAGGCCCTGCAGAACATCAACGTTTTTAGGGCAGATGAGGGGAAAGCCCTTACAACCGAAATCATGTCTTACATCGACCGCATCCGTATTCTGCTGGCCGAAGTAGACAAGCACGACCCGGTGCGCATGGAGAATATCCGCACGCGCATCCGTGGCCACATCGCAGAGCTCTCCAACTCAGAGCATTTTGACCAGAACCGCTTTGAGCAGGAGATGGTGTACTATATGGAGAAGCTGGACATTGCCGAGGAGAAAGTGCGCCTGGTGAACCACCTGCATTACTTTACCGAAACAGTGTACCTGCCGGAGCCAACCGGTAAAAAGCTGGGCTTTATCTCACAGGAGATAGGCCGGGAGATTAACACTATCGGCTCCAAAGCCAACGACTCCACCATTCAGCACCATGTGGTGGAAATGAAAGAGGAACTGGAGAAGATAAAGGAGCAGATCAACAACATCCTCTAA